A single window of Chitinophaga sp. XS-30 DNA harbors:
- a CDS encoding DNA replication/repair protein RecF, with protein MLSVSKISLTQFKNYSHRVFHFSKRIVGITGRNGSGKTNLLDAIYYLCFSKSYFSTAEHQNVQYETNGFRLEALLQRHAKGEKVVCTMKEGKKEIALNDEAYERFSRHIGQFPAVMIAPDDAEIILGGSEGRRKWLDSLLSQLQPGYLDHLIAYHKVLQQRNSLLKTMQPTDALLDVFDEQLVQHGIPVYEARKAFLETFIGQVQDRYDYLAGKHETVAFRYQSQLQEQGLASLLAGSRLRDKQMQRTTQGIHRDDLLFLLDEHLMKNSASQGQRKSFLFALKLAQYEAIRAHKQFPPILLLDDVFEKLDQERVSRLISLVLRPDYGQVFITDTHGDRLLQAFSDNPDAIQLISMQDL; from the coding sequence TTGTTATCAGTTTCAAAAATATCGCTCACCCAATTCAAGAATTACTCCCACCGTGTTTTCCATTTTTCCAAAAGGATCGTAGGCATTACAGGCCGGAACGGCTCGGGGAAAACGAATCTGCTGGACGCTATTTATTATCTCTGCTTTTCCAAGAGTTATTTCAGCACGGCCGAGCATCAGAATGTGCAGTACGAAACGAACGGCTTCCGGTTGGAAGCCCTGCTGCAAAGGCATGCGAAGGGCGAAAAGGTCGTTTGCACCATGAAAGAAGGGAAAAAGGAGATCGCATTGAATGATGAGGCCTATGAACGGTTTTCCCGGCATATCGGGCAGTTCCCGGCCGTTATGATCGCGCCTGACGATGCCGAGATCATCCTCGGCGGCAGTGAAGGGCGGCGGAAATGGCTGGACAGCCTCCTCTCCCAGTTGCAGCCGGGGTACCTGGATCACCTCATTGCCTATCACAAAGTGCTGCAGCAACGGAACAGCCTGCTGAAAACCATGCAGCCCACCGATGCCCTGCTCGATGTGTTCGATGAGCAGCTGGTGCAGCATGGCATTCCTGTGTACGAAGCGCGCAAGGCCTTCCTGGAGACCTTCATCGGGCAGGTACAGGACCGGTACGATTACCTCGCCGGAAAGCATGAGACCGTTGCTTTTCGCTATCAGAGCCAATTGCAGGAACAGGGCCTCGCTTCCCTCCTGGCCGGTAGCCGCCTGCGGGACAAGCAAATGCAACGCACCACGCAGGGTATTCACCGGGATGATCTCCTTTTTCTGCTGGATGAGCATCTCATGAAGAACAGCGCCTCCCAGGGGCAGCGCAAAAGCTTCCTGTTCGCCCTGAAACTGGCGCAATATGAAGCCATCCGCGCGCACAAACAATTCCCACCCATCCTTTTACTGGACGATGTGTTCGAAAAGCTGGACCAGGAACGGGTATCCCGCCTGATCAGCCTGGTGCTGAGACCGGACTACGGCCAGGTATTCATTACGGATACCCATGGCGACCGGCTGTTGCAGGCGTTCTCGGACAACCCGGACGCGATCCAGCTGATCTCCATGCAGGACCTTTGA
- a CDS encoding EVE domain-containing protein, whose product MQYWLVKSEPFKYSWDQFVKDGQTFWDGVRNYAARNNLKAMKKGDIVFWYHSNEGLEIVGIAKVVKEHYQDPTTPDPAWVAVDLKPFKKLKKPVTLAQMKAEKSLANMDLIRLGRLSVGAVKEAEYEKIMEMAGM is encoded by the coding sequence ATGCAATACTGGTTAGTTAAATCCGAACCCTTCAAGTACTCCTGGGATCAATTTGTTAAAGATGGGCAGACCTTCTGGGACGGCGTGCGGAATTATGCCGCGCGCAACAATCTCAAAGCCATGAAAAAAGGAGATATCGTGTTCTGGTATCACAGCAATGAAGGGCTGGAGATCGTGGGTATTGCCAAAGTGGTGAAAGAACATTACCAGGACCCTACCACACCAGACCCCGCCTGGGTAGCGGTGGATCTCAAACCCTTCAAAAAACTGAAAAAACCCGTTACCCTTGCCCAGATGAAAGCAGAGAAAAGTCTCGCCAATATGGACCTGATCCGCCTTGGCAGATTATCTGTGGGTGCTGTGAAGGAAGCGGAATATGAAAAGATCATGGAAATGGCCGGCATGTAA
- a CDS encoding menaquinone biosynthetic enzyme MqnA/MqnD family protein translates to MERKVKVAAVSYLNTKPLLYGFREHKVMNMMELSMDYPARIARQLIDGEVDVALVPVAIIPRLKEHHIIADFCIGAEGPVASVCLFSEVPLQDIKRIYLDYQSRTSVALLKLLVRDHWKLNVELIETAEDYQDKITGTDAGLVIGDRALAQRHVSPYIYDLAEAWIRFTSLPFVFAAWISNRPLPVEFIQLFNDANSIGLNNIPAVVAENVSPGLDLTTYYTRNISYRLTPSKRQGMQKFLTWLQ, encoded by the coding sequence TTGGAACGGAAAGTAAAAGTAGCTGCGGTTAGTTATCTGAATACGAAACCATTATTATATGGTTTCAGGGAACATAAGGTGATGAACATGATGGAACTGAGCATGGATTATCCCGCCAGGATAGCCCGCCAGCTGATAGACGGGGAGGTAGATGTGGCCCTCGTGCCGGTAGCCATCATACCCAGACTGAAGGAGCATCATATCATAGCCGACTTCTGTATTGGGGCCGAAGGGCCTGTAGCCTCCGTTTGCCTCTTCAGCGAGGTGCCGCTGCAGGACATCAAACGGATATACCTCGATTACCAGAGCCGCACCTCTGTAGCCCTGCTGAAGCTGCTGGTGCGCGACCACTGGAAGCTGAACGTGGAACTGATAGAGACGGCTGAGGATTACCAGGATAAAATTACCGGTACGGATGCGGGCCTCGTGATCGGCGACCGTGCCCTTGCGCAAAGGCATGTATCCCCCTATATTTATGATCTTGCCGAGGCCTGGATCCGGTTTACCAGCCTTCCCTTCGTATTCGCGGCATGGATCAGCAACCGCCCGCTGCCCGTGGAATTCATCCAGCTTTTTAACGATGCCAACAGCATCGGTTTGAATAATATTCCTGCTGTGGTGGCGGAGAACGTCAGCCCCGGACTGGACCTGACCACCTATTATACCCGCAACATCAGTTACCGGCTGACCCCTTCGAAAAGGCAGGGGATGCAGAAGTTCCTGACCTGGCTTCAATAG
- a CDS encoding tol-pal system YbgF family protein, which produces MAENKTQTSKPASTQEFDLQQSVDRAQDFYSKNKNFILVALVAVVVVIGGFIGYNRFFKEPNEKKAQEAIFAAQNYLAVDSFRLALSGDGNTYGFLQVIDKYGSTKAGNLARYSAGVCYVKLGDYQKGIEQLKAFSSDDLVLQPLANGLIGDAYMELNKADDAVSYYKKAGAADNELISPIYLLRAGLALEKANKPQDAIAVYQEIRQKYPQTNEGREMDKYLARLGVVK; this is translated from the coding sequence ATGGCAGAAAACAAAACTCAGACAAGCAAACCTGCATCTACCCAGGAATTCGACCTGCAGCAATCTGTAGACAGGGCGCAGGATTTTTATAGCAAAAACAAGAACTTCATTCTCGTTGCCCTGGTGGCTGTAGTGGTGGTTATCGGCGGCTTCATCGGTTACAACCGCTTTTTCAAGGAGCCGAACGAGAAAAAAGCGCAGGAAGCGATCTTTGCAGCACAGAACTATCTGGCCGTGGATTCTTTCCGTCTCGCACTGAGCGGGGACGGCAATACCTACGGTTTCCTCCAGGTGATCGACAAATATGGCAGCACAAAAGCCGGCAATCTCGCCAGGTACAGTGCTGGCGTATGCTACGTGAAACTGGGCGACTACCAGAAAGGCATCGAGCAGCTGAAAGCATTCTCCAGCGATGACCTGGTGCTGCAACCGCTGGCGAATGGCCTCATTGGCGACGCCTATATGGAGCTGAACAAAGCAGATGATGCCGTAAGCTATTACAAGAAAGCAGGTGCTGCAGATAATGAGCTGATTTCACCCATCTACCTGCTCCGTGCAGGGCTGGCGCTGGAAAAAGCCAACAAACCGCAGGACGCCATTGCCGTGTACCAGGAGATCAGACAAAAATACCCACAAACGAACGAAGGCCGCGAAATGGACAAGTACCTGGCCAGGCTTGGAGTGGTGAAATAA
- the ribH gene encoding 6,7-dimethyl-8-ribityllumazine synthase, producing MSIHNQTLLNNAGILHLEGASVVIVYTEWNDFITNELTAGCERVLDEYKVSHRKMLVPGSFELPFACKQIWEQTKGTGSQPSAIVAFGCIIRGETPHFDYVCKAVTEGVLQLNLELPIPVIFGVLTVDNVEQATDRLGGAHGHKGEEGALTALKMIAFQRQMAR from the coding sequence ATGTCTATACACAATCAGACCTTACTCAACAACGCTGGCATTCTTCACCTGGAGGGTGCCAGTGTTGTTATTGTTTATACGGAGTGGAACGACTTCATTACGAATGAGCTGACAGCAGGCTGCGAACGTGTGCTGGACGAATACAAGGTCAGCCACCGCAAGATGCTGGTGCCCGGTTCTTTTGAACTGCCCTTTGCCTGCAAACAGATATGGGAACAGACCAAAGGCACCGGTTCACAACCCTCCGCCATCGTGGCTTTTGGCTGCATCATCCGCGGAGAGACCCCGCATTTCGATTACGTTTGCAAAGCCGTAACGGAAGGCGTGCTGCAGCTGAACCTGGAATTGCCCATACCTGTTATCTTTGGCGTGCTCACCGTGGATAATGTGGAACAGGCGACCGACCGCCTTGGCGGCGCTCACGGGCACAAAGGGGAGGAGGGCGCGCTTACCGCGCTAAAAATGATCGCTTTCCAGCGGCAAATGGCGCGATAA
- a CDS encoding NADPH-dependent F420 reductase has product MKVGILGSGETGLTLGRGLVRAGYNVMIGTRNRYKEKLQQWIHENPHTAQLGTFAEAAAFGALLFLCTRWTGTQAAIETAGVWNFRKKVVVDVTNPLDGKGPDNMGRLHFSPGNAGSGGERVQAWLQDAHVVKALNCTGQQLITDPHLEEGLPTMFIAGNDDLAKKAVTDLLHHLGWRDVEDTGGIDMSRHLESLFMIWWAVGFRTGKWHHAFRLLRH; this is encoded by the coding sequence ATGAAAGTAGGCATCCTTGGCTCCGGGGAAACCGGGCTGACCCTTGGGCGGGGCCTTGTTCGTGCAGGCTACAACGTTATGATCGGTACAAGGAACCGCTATAAGGAAAAGTTGCAGCAATGGATACACGAAAACCCTCATACCGCGCAACTCGGCACCTTTGCCGAAGCGGCTGCCTTCGGCGCCCTTTTGTTTCTTTGTACAAGGTGGACCGGTACGCAGGCTGCGATAGAAACGGCCGGGGTCTGGAATTTCAGAAAAAAAGTAGTTGTGGATGTCACCAATCCCCTGGATGGCAAAGGTCCGGATAACATGGGAAGGCTCCATTTCTCCCCGGGCAATGCCGGTTCAGGCGGGGAAAGGGTACAGGCCTGGCTTCAGGATGCCCATGTTGTGAAAGCGCTGAACTGCACCGGCCAGCAGTTGATAACTGATCCGCATCTGGAGGAAGGGCTACCTACCATGTTCATTGCCGGCAACGATGATCTGGCCAAAAAGGCTGTTACCGATCTGCTGCATCATCTGGGCTGGCGGGATGTGGAAGATACCGGCGGCATCGACATGAGCCGTCACCTGGAATCCCTCTTCATGATATGGTGGGCTGTAGGTTTCAGAACGGGGAAATGGCATCATGCCTTTCGGTTGCTTCGTCACTAA
- a CDS encoding Sir2 family NAD-dependent protein deacetylase → MKPKLVVLTGAGISAESGLRTFRDSDGLWEGYDIYEVASPAGWEKNPALVLDFYNLRRRDVMNAQPNAAHTGLATLEEHFDVRIITQNIDDLHERAGSTKVLHLHGEIMKMRSDIDERTLYPYMDDIKIGDLAPDGGQFRPHVVWFGEAVTMIEPAVLEIVQADVFVLIGTSLNVYPAAGLVDYLRGEIPKYIIDKKIPPVRDSGYHLIEKPAVAGMEELLNILI, encoded by the coding sequence ATGAAACCGAAACTTGTAGTGCTCACCGGCGCCGGCATCAGCGCAGAAAGCGGACTTCGTACTTTCCGCGACAGCGACGGCCTCTGGGAAGGATACGACATTTACGAAGTAGCATCGCCGGCAGGCTGGGAAAAGAACCCGGCGCTGGTGCTGGACTTCTACAACCTGCGCCGCCGCGATGTCATGAACGCGCAACCCAATGCCGCGCATACCGGCCTCGCCACGCTGGAAGAGCATTTTGACGTACGCATCATCACCCAGAATATTGACGATCTCCATGAACGTGCCGGTTCCACCAAAGTGCTCCATCTCCACGGTGAGATCATGAAAATGAGAAGCGATATCGATGAGCGCACACTATACCCTTACATGGATGACATCAAGATAGGGGACCTGGCACCCGATGGCGGACAATTCCGGCCGCATGTGGTCTGGTTCGGGGAAGCCGTGACCATGATCGAGCCCGCCGTGCTGGAAATTGTGCAGGCAGATGTGTTCGTGCTGATCGGCACTTCGCTGAATGTATATCCCGCAGCGGGACTGGTGGATTATCTGCGCGGGGAGATACCGAAATATATCATTGACAAAAAGATACCGCCGGTCAGGGATAGCGGGTACCATCTTATAGAAAAACCCGCCGTGGCGGGCATGGAGGAACTGCTGAATATCCTCATTTAA
- the gyrA gene encoding DNA gyrase subunit A has translation MIENTDNQDNQKEGRIVQVNIEEQMKTAYIDYSMSVIVGRALPDARDGFKPVHRRVLFGMNELGNTHNKPYKKSARVVGDVMGKYHPHGDASVYDTMVRMAQPWSLRYLLIDGQGNFGSIDGDMPAAMRYTEVRLQKIAEAMLDDLDKETVDFTLNFDDTLEEPVVLPTRIPNLLANGASGIAVGMATNIMPHNLSELVDGLHAMIDNKDITIDELIKHVKAPDFPTGGIIYGFEGVKQGFETGRGRVVVRGKINSETTKAGKEKLIIYELPYQINKAVLHQKIAQLVNDKVIEGISDVRDESDRDGMRLVIDLKREAIPNVIINQLYKYSELQTSYGINNVVLVKGRPRVMNLKELLAEFVEFRHEVVTRRTQYELREAEKKAHILAGYLIALDHLDEVIALIRNSSTPEIAREGLMTSFGLSEIQAKAILELRLQRLTGMERDKIREEYEDIMKLIGRLKEILGDEGLRMQIIKDELAEVKKKFGDERRTEIQYLAAEMRIEDIIAEEDVVITISHLGYIKRTSAYDYRQQKRGGRGAIGGKTRDTDYIEHLFVASTHHTMLFFTEKGRCYWLKVYEIPEGEKQSKGRAIQNLITIPSDDKIRAIIDIKDLGDKDFINNHYIVLCTRNGIIKKTLLEEFSRPRQNGVNAITVNEGDQLLEAKLTNGNSEIMMAIRSGRAIRFPEKTVRDTGRGAIGVRGIEVDNEKDEVVGMICVDKEDKTRTVLVVSEKGFGKRTDIEEYRITNRGGKGVKTISVTEKTGPLIAILDVTETNDLMITCKSGITIRMAIADIREAGRATQGVRLIRMDDSDEIAAVARLDEQEEEVELLAEGEATENEGEGTGDDSGDAPAAETPETDTEA, from the coding sequence ATGATAGAGAATACGGACAATCAAGACAATCAAAAGGAAGGTAGAATTGTTCAGGTCAACATCGAGGAGCAGATGAAAACCGCGTACATCGACTATTCCATGTCGGTGATCGTGGGACGTGCGCTTCCGGATGCGCGGGATGGGTTCAAACCGGTGCATCGCCGGGTACTGTTCGGGATGAATGAGTTGGGGAACACCCATAACAAACCTTACAAAAAGTCCGCCCGTGTGGTAGGGGATGTGATGGGTAAGTATCACCCGCATGGGGATGCTTCCGTTTACGACACGATGGTGCGTATGGCGCAGCCCTGGTCTTTGCGCTACCTGCTGATCGACGGACAGGGAAACTTCGGTTCGATTGACGGTGATATGCCCGCTGCCATGCGTTATACGGAGGTCCGCCTGCAGAAGATCGCGGAAGCCATGCTGGACGATCTGGATAAGGAAACGGTGGATTTCACCCTGAACTTTGACGATACGCTGGAAGAGCCCGTAGTATTGCCCACCCGTATTCCCAACCTGCTGGCCAACGGCGCCTCCGGTATTGCCGTAGGTATGGCCACCAATATCATGCCCCATAATCTCTCTGAACTGGTGGACGGCCTGCATGCCATGATCGATAACAAAGACATTACCATCGATGAACTGATCAAGCATGTAAAGGCGCCCGACTTTCCTACCGGCGGTATCATTTACGGCTTCGAGGGAGTGAAGCAGGGATTCGAGACCGGCCGCGGAAGGGTAGTGGTACGCGGCAAGATCAATTCGGAAACGACCAAAGCCGGCAAGGAAAAGCTCATCATATATGAACTGCCTTATCAGATCAACAAGGCCGTACTGCATCAGAAGATAGCACAACTGGTGAATGACAAGGTGATCGAAGGTATTTCCGATGTGCGCGACGAATCGGATCGCGATGGCATGCGCCTCGTGATAGACCTGAAACGTGAAGCCATTCCCAACGTCATTATCAACCAGCTTTATAAATATTCCGAACTGCAAACCTCCTACGGCATCAACAACGTTGTGCTGGTGAAAGGCCGTCCGCGCGTGATGAACCTGAAGGAGCTGCTGGCTGAATTCGTAGAGTTCCGGCACGAAGTAGTGACCCGCAGAACGCAGTATGAATTGCGCGAAGCGGAGAAAAAAGCGCATATTCTCGCAGGTTACCTCATCGCGCTCGATCATCTGGATGAAGTGATCGCCCTGATCCGCAACTCTTCCACACCGGAAATTGCGCGCGAAGGACTGATGACCAGCTTCGGGCTGAGCGAAATACAGGCCAAAGCTATTCTGGAGTTGCGCCTGCAAAGGCTCACCGGCATGGAGCGCGACAAGATCCGTGAAGAATATGAAGATATCATGAAACTCATCGGCAGACTGAAAGAGATCCTCGGCGATGAAGGCCTGCGTATGCAGATCATCAAAGACGAACTGGCGGAAGTAAAGAAAAAATTCGGCGACGAACGCAGAACGGAAATACAATATCTCGCTGCGGAAATGCGCATCGAGGATATCATCGCGGAAGAAGATGTGGTGATCACCATTTCTCATCTCGGTTATATCAAACGCACATCAGCATATGATTACCGGCAGCAGAAGCGCGGCGGCCGCGGAGCCATCGGCGGAAAAACAAGGGATACGGATTATATCGAACATCTGTTCGTAGCCTCCACCCACCATACCATGCTGTTCTTCACGGAAAAAGGCCGCTGTTACTGGCTGAAAGTGTATGAGATACCGGAAGGAGAGAAGCAAAGCAAAGGCCGCGCCATCCAGAACCTGATCACCATTCCGTCTGACGACAAGATCCGGGCGATCATCGATATCAAGGACCTGGGCGACAAGGACTTTATCAATAATCATTATATCGTGCTCTGCACCCGCAACGGCATCATCAAGAAAACACTGCTGGAAGAGTTCAGCCGTCCGCGTCAGAACGGAGTTAACGCTATCACCGTGAATGAAGGCGACCAATTGCTGGAAGCCAAGCTCACCAACGGTAACAGCGAGATCATGATGGCCATCCGCAGCGGCCGCGCCATCCGTTTCCCGGAAAAGACCGTACGCGATACCGGCCGCGGGGCTATTGGCGTGAGAGGCATCGAGGTGGACAATGAAAAGGATGAGGTAGTTGGTATGATTTGTGTTGATAAGGAGGATAAAACCCGTACCGTACTCGTAGTATCGGAAAAAGGATTTGGTAAACGTACAGATATTGAAGAATACCGCATCACCAACAGAGGGGGAAAAGGGGTGAAAACCATCAGTGTTACAGAAAAAACAGGGCCATTGATCGCCATCCTGGACGTTACGGAAACGAACGACCTGATGATCACCTGTAAATCCGGCATCACTATCAGAATGGCCATAGCGGACATCCGCGAAGCCGGCCGTGCAACTCAGGGCGTACGGCTCATCCGGATGGATGATTCCGACGAAATTGCTGCCGTCGCCCGCCTCGATGAACAGGAAGAAGAAGTGGAACTGCTGGCAGAAGGCGAAGCCACTGAAAATGAAGGAGAAGGAACCGGGGACGATAGCGGCGACGCACCGGCGGCAGAAACGCCGGAAACAGACACAGAAGCTTAA
- a CDS encoding DUF1328 domain-containing protein, which yields MLRWALIFFIIAIVAAIFGFGGIAAGAAGIAKILFYIFVVIFLISLIAGLMRR from the coding sequence ATGTTACGCTGGGCGCTTATTTTCTTCATTATCGCAATTGTAGCGGCTATTTTCGGTTTTGGCGGTATTGCCGCCGGTGCTGCTGGCATTGCAAAGATCCTTTTCTACATTTTTGTGGTGATCTTCCTGATATCCCTGATCGCGGGGCTGATGAGAAGATAG
- the pdhA gene encoding pyruvate dehydrogenase (acetyl-transferring) E1 component subunit alpha: MKTKFTKETYLYWYELMLLLRRFEEKAGQLYGMQKIRGFCHLYIGQEAIAAGAMTATKPGDKFITAYRDHALAVAKGISAKACMAELFGKATGCSKGKGGSMHFFSKEHGFFGGHGIVGAQIGTGAGLAFAEQYLGTDNTVLCFFGDGAARQGMLHETFNMAMLWKLPVIFICENNHYAMGTSVERTSNVLDIYKLADAYEMPADSIDGMSCEAVHEGIQRAVSRAREGGGPTLLEIKTYRYRGHSMSDPAKYRTKEEVEEYKEKDPITVVLKTLVDNKWITDAEIEAINERVKAEVEESVKFAEESPWPSDDELLKDVYTQEDYPFIMD; encoded by the coding sequence GTGAAGACGAAATTCACCAAAGAGACCTATCTGTACTGGTATGAATTAATGCTGTTACTGCGCCGCTTCGAGGAAAAGGCCGGTCAACTGTACGGGATGCAAAAGATCCGCGGGTTCTGTCACCTTTACATCGGCCAGGAGGCCATCGCAGCAGGGGCTATGACCGCTACAAAACCTGGTGACAAGTTCATCACTGCTTATCGTGATCACGCGCTGGCCGTTGCCAAAGGCATTTCCGCCAAGGCTTGTATGGCAGAGTTGTTTGGTAAGGCAACCGGCTGTTCCAAAGGTAAAGGCGGCTCCATGCACTTTTTCTCCAAGGAGCACGGGTTCTTCGGCGGCCACGGTATCGTAGGCGCGCAGATCGGTACCGGTGCAGGCCTGGCATTTGCAGAGCAATATCTCGGAACTGATAATACAGTGCTTTGTTTCTTCGGAGACGGCGCCGCCCGTCAGGGTATGCTGCATGAGACCTTCAATATGGCCATGCTGTGGAAACTGCCGGTGATCTTCATTTGTGAGAACAACCATTACGCCATGGGTACCTCGGTAGAGCGTACCTCCAATGTACTGGACATCTATAAACTGGCCGACGCTTATGAAATGCCGGCCGACTCCATCGATGGTATGAGCTGCGAAGCTGTGCATGAAGGTATTCAGAGAGCAGTAAGCCGCGCACGCGAAGGCGGCGGGCCCACCCTGCTGGAGATCAAGACCTACCGCTACCGCGGCCACTCCATGAGCGATCCCGCCAAATACCGTACAAAAGAAGAAGTAGAGGAGTATAAAGAAAAAGATCCGATCACAGTTGTGCTGAAAACTTTGGTAGATAATAAATGGATCACTGACGCCGAAATCGAAGCGATCAACGAACGCGTAAAGGCAGAAGTGGAAGAATCCGTGAAATTCGCAGAAGAAAGCCCCTGGCCTTCCGATGACGAACTGCTGAAAGACGTGTACACGCAGGAGGACTATCCTTTTATTATGGACTAA
- a CDS encoding (Fe-S)-binding protein: protein MNVQLFIPCFVDQLFPETAFNMVKVLEKLGCNVSYNTEQTCCGQPAFNAGYQDECRSVATKFLKDFRTYDYIVSPSGSCSGFVRNYYGKLFDNSAAHNDVKLLRKNLYEFTEFLTDVLHVSDLGATLEGTGTYHDACGALRECGIKEGPRKLLSKVKGLELKEMTDCEVCCGFGGTFSVKFEPISMGMGEQKVLNAIDSGADYLISTDLSCLMHLDGYIRKHGHNIRIMHIADVLASGW from the coding sequence ATGAACGTACAGCTTTTTATACCATGCTTCGTAGACCAGCTCTTTCCTGAAACCGCTTTTAATATGGTAAAGGTGCTGGAGAAGCTGGGATGCAACGTGAGTTACAATACAGAGCAAACCTGTTGCGGCCAGCCCGCGTTCAACGCCGGTTATCAGGACGAGTGCCGCTCCGTGGCCACCAAATTCCTGAAAGACTTCCGGACGTATGATTACATTGTTTCGCCAAGCGGCTCCTGTTCCGGGTTTGTCCGCAATTATTATGGCAAGCTGTTCGATAATTCCGCCGCACATAACGATGTAAAGCTGCTCAGGAAGAACCTCTACGAATTCACGGAATTCCTGACAGACGTGCTGCATGTCAGCGACCTCGGCGCTACCCTCGAAGGTACCGGTACCTATCACGATGCCTGCGGCGCCCTCCGCGAATGCGGCATCAAGGAAGGGCCGCGCAAACTGCTGTCCAAAGTAAAAGGCCTGGAACTCAAAGAAATGACCGATTGCGAAGTCTGCTGCGGATTCGGCGGCACCTTCTCCGTGAAATTCGAGCCGATATCCATGGGCATGGGAGAGCAGAAAGTGCTCAATGCGATCGACAGCGGCGCCGATTATCTCATTTCTACAGATCTGAGCTGCCTGATGCACCTGGATGGCTATATCCGCAAACACGGGCACAATATCAGGATCATGCATATTGCGGACGTACTGGCCAGCGGCTGGTAA
- a CDS encoding saccharopine dehydrogenase C-terminal domain-containing protein encodes MKNILLFGAGKSATCLIDYLLANAPRQKWHITVADNDLMLIKSKIGKSYYATPAAIDIKDQAVRQQLIQETDLVISLLPPALHIIIAKDCLRSSKNLLTASYIDPEIRKLEKDIEKAGLLFMYEMGLDPGIDHMSAMKLIHSIEKKGGQIFSFKSYCGGLVSPESNDNPWQYKISWNSRNIVLAGTSGAIYREKGKVKEVGYAQLFDQSKTVQVPGLGKLAYYPNRDSLSYVDVYSLGNIPTFMRATLRYPDFCEGWNALVKLGLTDDAQKMDTTNMPYFKWAAQHVKVDKQLSHEENIAKFLGVSSKSKLIRQLKFLGILNGDLINQGEQTSAGVLQHVLDVRLKMEPSDKDMIVMLHEIEFERRNMATKLHSYMIVQGEDNLRTAMAKTVGLPLGIMAKLLLSGNLQLKGLHVPVMPEVYNPVLRELEEHDIRFEESFE; translated from the coding sequence ATGAAGAACATTCTATTGTTTGGTGCCGGCAAATCTGCTACGTGTCTGATAGATTATTTGCTGGCAAATGCTCCACGGCAAAAATGGCATATTACGGTGGCGGATAATGACCTCATGCTCATCAAATCAAAGATCGGCAAGTCATATTACGCCACACCGGCTGCTATCGATATCAAAGACCAGGCGGTGCGGCAGCAGCTGATACAGGAAACCGACCTGGTGATCTCCCTGTTACCGCCGGCGCTGCACATTATCATCGCGAAAGACTGTCTGCGGTCCTCCAAAAACCTGCTGACCGCTTCTTATATCGATCCGGAGATCCGGAAACTGGAGAAAGATATAGAGAAAGCCGGCCTCCTCTTTATGTACGAAATGGGACTGGACCCGGGGATCGACCATATGTCCGCCATGAAACTGATCCATTCCATTGAAAAAAAAGGCGGGCAGATATTTTCCTTCAAATCTTACTGCGGCGGACTGGTTTCCCCCGAGAGCAACGATAATCCCTGGCAGTACAAAATATCCTGGAATTCCCGCAATATCGTATTGGCAGGCACCTCCGGCGCCATCTACCGCGAAAAGGGCAAAGTGAAGGAAGTCGGGTACGCTCAGCTGTTCGATCAGTCCAAAACCGTGCAGGTCCCCGGCCTCGGCAAACTGGCCTATTACCCCAACCGGGATTCGCTGAGTTATGTGGATGTGTATTCACTGGGCAATATTCCCACTTTCATGCGGGCGACCCTGCGGTATCCGGATTTTTGCGAGGGCTGGAACGCGCTCGTCAAACTGGGACTGACGGACGATGCGCAGAAGATGGACACGACCAATATGCCTTATTTCAAATGGGCGGCGCAGCACGTCAAAGTGGACAAGCAGCTGAGCCATGAAGAGAATATTGCGAAGTTCCTCGGCGTCAGCAGCAAAAGCAAGCTGATCCGTCAGCTGAAATTCCTCGGTATCCTTAACGGAGACCTGATCAATCAGGGCGAACAGACCAGTGCCGGTGTACTGCAGCATGTGCTGGATGTACGGCTGAAAATGGAGCCTTCGGACAAGGATATGATCGTGATGCTGCACGAGATAGAGTTTGAGCGCCGGAATATGGCCACGAAACTGCACAGCTATATGATCGTGCAGGGGGAGGATAATCTCCGTACTGCCATGGCCAAAACGGTTGGGCTGCCATTGGGGATCATGGCCAAACTGCTGCTTTCCGGCAATCTCCAGCTGAAAGGCCTGCATGTTCCCGTGATGCCCGAGGTATATAACCCGGTGCTGCGGGAACTGGAAGAGCACGACATCCGGTTTGAGGAGAGTTTTGAATAG